CGCGCCGCGCTGCGGCTGCCCGGTCAGATCCGCAAGGCTGTGGAAGAGCACCGCGCGATCCTGGACGCGATCAGCCGCTCGGACGCGGCGGCTGCCCGCGAGATCACGCTGAAGCACTTGCTGGACGCCAAAACCTACGCCCACGACTACGCCGCGCACGAACCCGCACCGCAGGACCACGCGCAAGGATGATGCCCGCCTCCGCCGATCGCGCTACGGTATTCATAAGTTTGTGAAAACTCTGTCGCGCAGGGGGTCCGGATGGAGAAAGTTCACTTCACCGAGGAAAAGGCCACCAATCTCGGCACGCTGTACGCCCGCGCGCTCGACGCGCGCCGTCCTGATCCGATCCTCGGCGACACCGCCGCCGACGAGGCGGTGCGCCGGATCGACTACGACTTCCGCAAGCTCGGCGTCAACGAGAACGCCGCCGTCTCGGTCGCGATCCGGGCCCGCGCCATCGACGAGAGGGCCGGCAAGTGGCTGGCCGAACGCCCGGACGCGGTCGTCGTGCATCTCGGCTGCGGCATGGACACCCGGGTGTTCCGGCTCGCCCCGCCGCCGACCGTGTCCTGGTTCGACGTCGACTATCCCGAGGTGGTCGACGTCCGCACGCGCCTCTACCCGCAGCGGCCCGGCTATACGATGATCGGCTCGTCGGTCACCGATTTCGACTGGCTGGACCAGGTTCCCGGCGACCGCGAGACACTGATCGTCGCCGAGGGGGTCACCATGTACCTCACCGCGCAGTCCGGCGGCGAGCTGATCCGGCGGCTGGTCGGCAAGTTCCCGTCCGGCCGGATCGTGTCCGACTTCTTCAGCACGCTCGGCATCAAGGCGCAGGCGCTGAACCCGGTCGTCCGCCGGGCCGGCGCGACCTTGCATTGGGGCATCGACGATCCGCACGAGCTGGAGCGCTACGGCCTGCGCGTGGTGTCCTGTTTGGACGCTACCGACTGGGCGAGCGGCGACGTGGCGGCGAAGATCCCGGCCGCGTCCCGGCTGGCCTTGCGCGCGAGCGCACTGCTTCCGGTGATCAGGAAGATGGGCCGGATCGCCGAATGGGACTTCTGAGCACCTGCCGCAGCACGGCGTCGGCGGCCTCGGCCACCGGCACTGTCGTAAGCACTTCGAAGGTCGCCGAGGAACGCAGCAGCGGCTCGACCTCGTCCAGGTACCGCAACGCCTCGGCCAGTTCGCCCGGATGTTTCCCGTACGCATGGGACGTTCGCGTCGTCAACCGCTCCACCAGCACCTCGCGCGGCGCGCTCAGCAGCACGATCGCGCTGAACCGCGGAGAGAACCGGGACTGGTTCAGCACCGTCCCGGAGACGAACAACGGCCCGGAAGTCGCCAGCAGCGCCGAAATCCGGTCCTCGCGCCACCGTCGCTAGCCCTCGACCTCGTGCACGTATCCGTCGTAATCGGTGTCCACCGTGCGGTACCCGCGCCGAGACAGCTCCGCGAGCAGGCTGCTTTTGCCTGCTCGCGGACATCCCGTTCACCAGCGCTCGCATCGCGGCTACCGGGTTTCCAGCACCCGGGCCACGAACCGATCGACCTTCTCGCCCATCCGCGCGACGCGCTCCCCGGTGGAGAGCGTCTCCTTCGGTTGCGGCACCGCCGGCCGCAGCTCACCACGCAGATACGCACTGCAAGCCAGGTCAGAGCACAGATACGTGCCTACCGTGTTCCCGTCGCGACCGGCCTTGCCGGCCAGCCGCGCGGTGAACAGCGTGATGTCCGCCAGCGGATGCGTCGTGGAACAGAACGCGCACATGTTGCTCCGCAGCCGCGACTTCGGCGGCGCGGCAGCACGCAGCGACAGGCCGATCAGCTCCTCGCCGTGCGGCACTACCAGGTAAGCCCGGCCGGGCGCCTTCGCGTCGCGCCAGCCGAGGAAGTCGCGCGTTTCCCACGGAACCTCGGCCGGAATCGTGACGGACTTGGCTTCCCCGCGGGAACAGTTGACGAAGGAGGCACGGATCTCCGCGGAGTCGAGCGGCTGCATACCGGCACGCTAGCCACCCGCCCCGGCGACAGCGACGGCTTTTCTCGCTCCCCGGCCCGCCACCCCATACGATCGGCGGGTGCGCAAGATGATCGCGGGGAGGTTCCGGCTGGTTTTGCGCACCAGTCTGGGCTTCGCCGCGCTCGGCATCGGCTCTAGTGTCGCCGGTGCCGGGGTCGTCGCGCTGCTGTTGCTCCTGCAGGGCTTGCCCGAGGACGTCGACAACCGCGGCTGGGTGCTCGGCGTCACCGCGGCAGGAGTGGTCGCGCTCGCATTGATCATCGGCACGCTGTGGACCGCGTACCTGCAGCGCCGCACCGTCGTATGGTTCACCATCGGCCGGCCGCCGACTGAGGCGGAAGCCAAGCGCGCGCTACGGCTGCCGTTCGACATGGCAGTGGTCAGCGGAACGCTCTGGCTGGTCGGTGCGCTCGCACAGGGCATTCTGGCCGGCGTGCTCGGGTCGCTCGGCGATGCGGCGGGCATCGCGCTCACCATCGGCCTCGGCGGCCTGACCACGGTCGGGCTCACCTATCTCGCGGCGGAATGGGTCGCCCGCCCGGTCATGACGATGGCGCTCGACGTGCTGCCGCCGCGCGGCGCGCTGCCGGTCACCGTGCTGACCCGGCTGGTGGTCACCTGGGTGCTGGCCAGCGGCGTGCCGTTGATCGGCGTGCTGCTGGTGACGACGCCGCCTGATCTCGGCCGGCACGGGAACCCCACCGCGAGCCTGATCGTGCTGTCCGTCGCCGGACTCACCACTGGCGCGATCGGCACCGCACTGCTCTCCCGCGCCGTCGCCGCTCCGTTGCACCGGCTTCGGGTCGCACTCGACGCGATCGCGCACGGCCGCAAGGACGTGCACGTCGACGTGGACGATTCCAGCGAGATCGGGATGCTTCAGACGTCCGTCAACGACCTCGCCGCCGGGCTGCGCGAGCAGGACCGGATGCGGGATCTGTTCGGCCGCCACGTCGGCACCGACGTCGCGCGGCACGCGCTGGAGTACGGCGCTTCGCTGTCCGGCGACGTCCGCGAGGTGACCGCGCTCTTCGTCGACGTCGTGGACTCGACGGCACTCGCGTCGCGCACCCCGCCGCAGGAGCTGGTCGAGAAGCTGAACCGGTTCTTCGCCAGCGTGGTTTCCGCGGTCGACGCGCGCGGCGGGCTGGTCAACAAGTTCCAGGGCGACGCGGCGCTGTGCATCTTCGGCGCGCCGACCCGGCTGTCCGACGGCCCGACGATGGCGCTCGCCGCGGCCCGCGCGATTCGGGATGCGGTGATGTCGGAAGGCGAGCTGGACCTGGGCATCGGAGTCGCGACCGGGCAGGTGTTCGCGGGCCAGCTCGGCGCGTCGAGCCGGCTGGAGTACACGGTGATCGGCGACGCGGTGAACGAGGCCGCGCGGCTCACCGAGCACGCGAAGGCCGTGCCGGCGCGGGTGCTCGCCAGCGAAACGACGGTGAAATACGCGCTCGGCGGCGAACGGGAACACTGGCGGCTGCACGGGGAACTGCACCTGCGCGGCCGGCACCGCGAGACCCGGACCTGGACGACCTAGCGTTTTCGGCCTTCGGACTCGCTGAGCATGCGCTCGCGTTCAGCCAGCCGCCGCCGGCACCGGCACGTCCGGCCAGGTCAGCACGGTGGAGCCCCAGGTCAGTCCGGCGCCGAACGCGGTCAGCAGGACCCGGTGCCCCGGCATCAGCGACCCGTCCGCGGCCGCGTCGGCCAGCGCCAGCGGGATCGACGCCGCGCTCGTGTTGCCTACCCGGTCGATGTTCGACACGACGGTGTCCGTCGGCATCCCGAGCTGCTTCGCGGTCGCCTGCAGAATCCGGATGTTCGCCTGGTGGCCGACGAACCGGTCCACGTCGCCGACCATCCAGCCGGCCTGCTCCAGCACCGCGCGCGAGGATTCGGCCATCCGCGCGCACGCCTGCCGGAACACCGCCGTGCCCTGCATCACGAGGAACCGGTCCTTCGGGTCCTCCGGTAACCGCTGGGTCGCGCCGCCCGCTTCGACCCACAGCAGTTTCGCCAACTCGCCCTCGCTGTGCAGGTCGAACGGACCCAGCGCGCCGCGCTCTTCCGGTTCGCCCGCGCGCAGCAGCAGCGCGCCCGCGCCGTCGCCGAAGATCGGCACCGTGGTGCGGTCGTCCGGGTCGATCAGGGAAGTGAAGACGTCCGCGCCGATCACCAGCACGCGCGAAGCGATCCCGCCGGAGATGAACCCGGCGGCGGTCGCCAGCGCGTAGATGAAGCCGCTGCACACCGCGTTCACGTCCAGCGCCAGCGCCGTGCCGAGACCCAGCCGCGCGGCGACCTGCGGGGCCGTCGCCGGGCAGAGCTGGCCTGGGGTCGAGGTCGCCAGGACCACCGCGTCCGCCGATTCGCCGCCGAGCGCCGCCCGGCCCGCCTCCTCGGCCAGATCCACCGTGGACTGCCCGGGCGCGACCCGGCGCCGCTCGCGGATGCCGGTGCGGGTACGGATCCACTCGTCGCTGGTGTCCAGCCGGGCGGCGATCTCGTGGTTGGTCACCACGGTTTCGGGCAGCGCACCGCCCAGCCCGGCGACGACAGCGGCGCGGTGCGGCGACCTGCCGGCAGCACTCATGGCGGAACCTCCCAGACCGGCGGGTGGCGGACGTGCCGGATTGCCTCCCTTGTATGGCCTACCCCTGGGTAGACCGGTCAGTTGTGTTCCACATCACTAAGAGACCTCTTCCACATTCGCCCTATAGGGGGTAGTGCGATCTTCGCTCCGGAGCCTCGTTCCCCTGGCCAGCCGCAGCAGTCGGCCGTTCCCCAGGTCCGGTAAACCCGGCGCGTTTTGTCGGTGCCTCCGGTTAGCCTGAAGCGTGCGCACTCCCGACCTCGACCAGCTTGACCTCGCCATCCTCGCCTGCCTGCAGGCCGACGCCCGCACCATCGCCGAGGTCATCGGGGCGAAGGTGGGCCTGTCCGCGGCGGCGGTGCAGCGACGGATCAAGCGGCTGCGCGAGGCCGGGGTGATCGAAAAAGAGGTCGCGGTGCTGTCCCCGGCGGCGCTCGGGCTGGACATGACGTTCGTCGTCATGGTCGAGATGGAGCGGGAGAGCCTGGCGGTGCTGGACGGCTTCCGCGCCCAGGTTCTGGCCGACGACTGCGTGCAGCAGTGCTATTACGTGACCGGCGCGGCCGACTTCGTGCTGATCGTCTCCTGCCCGGACATGGCCGCCTTCGAGGCGTTCGCCCGCCGGATGTTCTTCGACAACCCGAACGTCCGGCACTTCACCACCAGTGTCGCCATGGACCGGGTCAAAGTAGGCCTCACGCTGCCGCTTCGCTGAGCGAGCGGGGCCGCGCGGCAAGCGCAAGAGCTCTGTGTCCGGCGTTACGCGAATGCGGGACGATGCAACCGATCGCGTGAACGTCGAGGCAATGGCGTCACGGGTCCCCCGGTCGATCATCTCCCTGCCGACCAGTTCGCGAGGCGCGAACGACCGGAGGACTCCAGGAGCAGCCGTGCACACCACCGACGCCGTACACCAGACCCAGTTCGTACTGCTGAACGAGAGCACTACGCCGGTGCTGTCCCGCCTGTCCTACCTCGTCTCGGAGCCGTTCGCGGTCACCGTGTCGTTCCGGACCGAGCGGGGCCGGTGGATCGAGTGGACCTTCGCCCGCGAGTTGCTCGCGGCCGGAATGGACGAGCCGACCGGGATCGGCGACGTGCGGGTCCGGCCGGACCTGTCCGAGGACGAGGCCCTGCTGACGCTGGAGATCGAATCGCCGGACGGGTACGCCTCCTTCGAACTGGAGCGCGCCGACCTGCAGACGTTCCTGGAGTCGTCCTACGAGCTGGTGCCGCTCGGCGCCGAGAGCGAGCACTTCGACATCGACGGGCTGATCGAGGAGATCAGCAACGTGTGAGACCTGCCGATCCCGCGGCATGAGGAAAAGGGCGGCTCGAGTGCGCTGGAGGCACTCGATCCGCCCTTTTCGTCCGTTTCGCGGGATCGGCTGTGCGGAAACGACCGCATCGGCATGCATCGACTGGGATGATCTTGGGCATTAAACGGAAGCCCGCAGCTTCCGTGGCACGGTCCCCCAAGAGGAGAAGCTCCCCGATGTCCACCACCACGCGTACCCGCGCCGCCGCCGGCGCAGCGGCTCTCGCGAGCGTCTTCGCTCTCGCGGCCTGCGGCTCGGGTTCGAACTCCGCCACCTCCGACGCTTCGGCGCCCACCGCAGAATCCGCTCCTTCCGGAACCCCGGCACCCGGCGCTCCGGCTAGCGCCGCGAACGGACAGCCGTCCGGCCCGACGCCGCGGTGCACGACCGAGAACCTCAGCGTGACGCTCGGCAAGGCTAAGCCGGAGGGCAGCCAGGTGCAGCTCCCACTGGTGTTCAAGAACATCGGCGCGAAGCCGTGCGACCTGCACGGCACCCCGGGCGTCGACCTGCACGGCCCGGAGCACCCCACCTACGGACCGGTCGACTCGCTGCTGCGCCGGGAAACCGGCACCCCGCACAACATCCTGGCCCCCGGCCGTACCGGAACCGCGCTGATCACCGTGCTCCAGTCCAGCCCGAATCCGCCCGCGGAGTCGCCAGCTTGGACCGCGCAAAGCCTGGAGACCATCCCGCCGGGCCAGACCAAGGCGCTGAAGGCGACCTGGCCCTCAGACCTCGCGATCACTCGCCAGGACGGGGCGACCCACCCCGGCACCTGGGTCGACGGCATCAAGGCCGACCCTTCCTGACCTGGCAACGACGAAGGGCCTGCGCCGGGCAGGACGCAGGCCCTTCGCCAGCTCCTGATTGCGCGGCCAGGTCGGCCGCGCCCCGCTGTCCATTAAGGACTTTCCGGGTGCTCTGGCTCCCCGCGGTGTCGATACCTCGGCCGGTGACGGACCGCGGTGCGGCCTTCGCACGCGCGAGGAAACCGCCGCGCGTTCCGGCTCGTCGATGGCCCACAATGGCGGCCATGGCGGACATCGAACTGGTCCAAGGCGACCTCACCGAGCAGGAAGTGGACGCTATCGTCAACGCGGCCAACTCGTCCCTGCTGGGAGGGGGCGGCGTCGACGGTGCGATCCACCGCAAGGGCGGGCCGGAGATTCTCGCTGAGTGCCGGAAACTGCGAGCCGGCCACTACGGCCGCGGCCTGCCGACCGGGCAGGCCGTCGCGACCACCGCCGGACGGCTGCTGGCGCGCTGGGTCGTGCACACCGTCGGCCCAGTGTGGTCGGACACCGAGGACCGGTCGGATCTGCTGGCCGACTGCCACCGCAACTCGCTCGCCGTCGCGGCGGACCTCGGTGCGCGCAGCATCGCCTTCCCGGCCATCTCCACCGGCGTCTACCGCTGGCCGATGGCCGACGCCGCGCGCATCGCCGTGACGACCGTCCGGGCCAGCGAATCGTTCGACGTGGTGCGGTTCGTCCTCTTCGATCGCGCCGCGCACGACACCTTCGCGGCGGCGGTACGGGAAATCCGCTGATCCAGGCCCTACCGTGAGCGGGTGGCCGATCAAAGACTGCCTGCCTGGCGGCGGGCGACCAGGGGCGAGACCCGATGGCCGGCGGCGATCGTGGTCATCGGGACTCTCGCGCTGCAACTCGCGTTGCCGGACGAGATGGTGCTGCACCCCTGGTGGCTGCTGCCGTCGCTGACCGCGGCGCTGATCGGCGCGCTGCTGCTGCTGAACCCCGGCCGGCTCAGCGAGTTCAACATCATCGAGCGGATCGTCGCGCTGTGCGTGCTCGCGGTGGTCAGCGTGCTCAACGGAGCGTCCGCGGTGCAGCTGGTGATCGGGATCGCCGAGGGATCGCAGCGCGGGCACGCAGTGCAGGTGCTGATCAGCGGCGTCGTCATCTACTGGACGAACATCGTCGTCTTCTCGCTCTGGTACTGGGAATTCGACCGCGGCGGCCCGGCCAGGCGGGCGACCGGCCGCGCGGACTTCCCGGACCTGCAGTTCCCGCAGATGAGCGATCCGTCGATGGCGAAGGCCGAGTGGGAACCGAAGTACCTGGACTACCTGTACACCTCGTTCACCAACGCCACGGCGTTCAGCCCCACCGACGTGATGCCGCTGCGGATCTGGGCGAAGATGACCATGATGGTGCAAGCTGGCATCTCGCTGCTGCTCGCGCTGATGGTGTTCGCCTGGGCGGTGAACGGCCTCCAGGGCTGAAACACACTGGCCCCAGCCGCCCGCGCCGGGTATATCTCCAGCTATGGAGCTTCCCGAACCGCCTTACTACGCCGTGATCTTCACTTCCCGGCGCACCGAGGGCGACCGCGGCTACGCCGAACGGTCCACCGCCATGTCCAAGCTCGCCGCTCAACAGCCGGGCTACCTCGGCGAGACCTCGGTTCGCGAGGAGTCCGGGCTCGGCATCACCGTGTCGTACTGGAAGGACGAGAAGTCGATCGCCGGATGGCGCGCCAACCTCGAGCACGTCGAGGCTCGGCGGCAGGGCCGCGCGGAGTGGTACCTGGACTACGAGGTGCAGGTGTCGCGGGTGGAACGGGCTTACGACTTCCGCCGCTGAGGCCCGCCGCTCCCCCTCATGCCCGTCCGTGAAGGGAACATTGAGGGACTCTGAGTCCCTCAATGTTCCCTTCACGGCATCACATCCGCGCCGCCGGGAAGGTCACTGCCGGGTCATGGCGAAGCTCTGGCCGTCCGAGCCGATCGGGCCGGGAGTCCAGGTGGCGCTGCCGCCGTCGTCCGCGTTCAGGCCCTGCGGGCTGGTGTCGGCGAGGTTCTTGCCGTCGAACTTGACCCCGTCGAACTTCACGCCGCCGCTGATCGACGGGTAGGAGTCGGTCGGCGATTCGATGATCGCCTCGGCCGAGGAGTGCGGCGCGTTCAGCGACTGGGTGGTCGTCTTGGTCCAGCCCTGGGTGTCGTTCTTCAGGTCGAGCGTGTAGCTGGTCCCGCTGCGGGTGACGGTCGCGGTCAGGTGGTCACCGGCCTTCACCGGAGCTTCCGACGCCGAGTAGTACACCGGTGCGGCCGGGTACATCTCGTACCACGCCTGGTACTGCGGGCTGCCGCTGGAGCAGTCGGTCGCCACCCCGGTTTGCTCCACAGAGGACGATCCGTCGCCGTCGATGCCCACCCACGGAGCGAAAAGATCGTTGCTGCTCTTGCAGGTCGCCGAGGGCTCGGTCCAGCCGGCGGTCGCGGTCGTGAAGCTGCCGAAGCTGACGTAGCCGCCCCAGTTCCCGCCGGAATAGTGATTTCCGTGGAAGTGCGCGCCAAACGAGACCGGCCCGGCGCCCGCACCGGCGACGAGAGACGCGGCGGCAACCGCTCCGACCGCGAAAAGCCTTACCGGGCGCGAAAAAATACGCGAGTTCATGGGCATCCAATCTGGTCGCGGGACTCGGGGAGCCGACGCGTACCAGTGTTGAATTTGCTTGCCCGCTGCCGGTAGCTACTTTCGAAGGGTATTCACATCTGGCGAATTACTCACCGAATGTCCTGATTCTCCTTTGTGTGCACGGAAGTCCGTGCCCGGCCCGCGGGGACGGGACGGGCCGGACACGGACCTCGCGCGCGGAGCGGACTACTGCGCGGCGCGTGCGTGCGCCGCGTCCACGAACCGGGTGGTGTAGGTCTGGGACAGATCGATCTTGTCCTTCTTGGGCTTCACGTTGCTGGAGGAGGAGCCGAGCACCTTCAGCACGTTCCGCGCACCGGCCGGGTCCATCCGGCCGTCCTTGGTGAACATCGGCAGGCTGTCCTTGAGAGATTTCACGTACAGCGCCTTGTCCCCGCCCGCGAACGACTTCGGCATCACATCGGCGACCTGTTCCGCGGTGTGCGTGGACAACCACTGCAGCGAAGCCACGTACGCGTTCGCGAGTTTCTGCACGACATCCGGATAACGCTTCACGATCTCGCAGCTCATGTACAGCGAGCTCGCCGGGTACAGCCCGCCCAGCGCGGCCTTGGTGCCTTCCGGGGTGCGCATGTCGTAGAGCACCTTGGCCTGACCGGTGTTGGTCAGCTGCGCGATCGTCGGGTCGGTCGTCATGCCGGCGTCGATCGAACCCTGTTGCATCGCCGAGATGAACGTCTGCCCGGCCCCGACCTTCACCGGCGTGTAATCCTTGCTGCCGACCCCGCCGCGGCTGGCCAGCGCCTTGGTGAGGAAGTCGGTCGACGAGCCCAGCGACGTGACGCCCAGGTTCCGGCCCCGGAAGTCCGCGCCGGACTTGATCTGGTCCGCCTTCTTCGTGGCGACCATCTCCGCCTCGCCCGGCACGTTCGCGAACTGCACCACGCTGGTGATGCATTGTTCCTTGGCCTGCAGGTCGATCGTGTGGTCGTAGAACCCGATCACGCCCTGCACCTCACCGGCCAGCAGCGAGGTTTCCGCGTTCGCGCCGGAGGGCTGGTCGAACAGTTCGACGTCCAATCCCTGCTTCTGGTATTCGCCCAGCTGCTGGGCGAGCTGGCCGGGCAGATAGATCACTTTGGACAGTCCGCCGACCATGATCTTGACGTGCGGCCGCCCGCTGTCGCCGAGGTCGATCTGCCGGGAATCCCGGCAGGCGCTCACCCCGGCCACGGTGACCAGCGCGGCCGCCGCGACCGCGAGTGTCCTTTTCAGCCGCATGTCAGATCCCCTGGCTCGCCTGGGCGGAAACCTGCGGACGCCAGCGCAGCAGCTTGCGCTCGGCCGAGCCGATCACCCATTCCGCGAACAGCGCCACCACCATGATCACCAGCATGCCGGCGTAAACCCCGGCGGTGTCGAAGGTTCCCTGCGCGTTGGCGATCAGGAAACCCATGCCCGCCTTGGCTCCGGTGTACTCGCCGACCACCGCACCGATCAGCGCGAACCCGAACGCGACGTGCAGCGAGGAAAGGATCCACGACGTCGCGCTGGGCAGCACGATCGACTGCAGCACCTGCCAGCGCGTCGCGCCGAGAATGCGCGCGTTGTCGATCAGATTGCGGTCCACTTCCCGAGCACCGGTGAACGCGTTGAAGAACACCGCGAAGAACACCAGCACGAACACCGTCGCGACTTTTGAAGACAACCCGAGACCGAACCAGATCACGAACAGCGCGGCGAGGACGATCCGCGGCATCGCGTTGGCCGCCTTGATGAACGGTGCCAGGACTTCGGCGAGATACGCGCTGCGGCCGAGAACGACACCGCAGATGACACCGGCCACCGCACCGAGCACGAAGCCGATCACGGCTTCCTCGACGGTAACCAGGATCTGGTACCAGATGCTGCCGAAATCCGTCCCGGTGGAGAACCATTCCACCAGCCGGTCCCAGATCTTCGACGGCATCGAGTAGAAGAACGGGTCGATCCAGAACCGGCCGGCCAGTTCCCACAGGCCCAGCCAGGCCACGAGGATCGCCAGCCGCAGCAACCAGACGTTGCGTCGGTGCCGCCCGGCCGACTTCTTCGCGCGGGCGACGATGTCCTGTTCGGTTTCGAAGACCGGCGTCGGCGCGGTCCGAGTCTCAAGCGACACCGGTCGCTCCCTTCTGGCGGGCCTTGTCGACCTCGCCGCGCAGCGATTCCCAGATGTCGGAGTAGATCTTGCGGAATTCCTCGGTCAGCCGAAGGTCCTCGACCTTGCGCGGCCGCTCCAGCGGGACCTCGAAGACGTCCTTGACGGTCGCCGGGCTGGTGGTCAGCACGACGACCTTGTCCGCCAGCGCGATGGCCTCGTCGAGGTCGTGCGTCACGAAGATCACCGCGGCGCCGGAGCCGGACCACAGCCGCAGCAGCTCGTCCTGCATGAGGGCGCGGGTCTGCACGTCGAGCGCGGAGAACGGCTCGTCCATCAGCAGGATCTTGGGCTCGGTGACCAGCGTCTGGGCCAGTGCGACGCGCTTGCGCATGCCGCCGGAAAGCTGGTGCGGATAGTACTTCTCGAACCCGGCCAGGCCGACCCGGCCGATCCAGTCCGCCGCCTTCTTCCGAGCGTCCTCTTTGGACTCACCGCGGAACCGCGGGCCGGAGGCGACGTTGTCCAGCACCGAACGCCACGGCATCACCGCGTCGGTCTGGAACATGTAGCCGACGCCGTCCGGAATGGACTTCACGTCCTCGCCGTGCACGACGACCCGGCCCGCCGACGGCGGTTGCAGCCCGGAAACCAGGGAGAGCGTGGTGGATTTGCCACAGCCGGTCGGGCCGACCACGGAGACGAACTCCCCGGGTTCGACGGTCATGGTGAGCTCGCGGACAGCGGTGTGGACGGAACCGGATCCGCTGGGGAACCTTTTGGTGGCGCCGATCAGTTCGATGAGTGGGGCCATCGAGGTGACTCCTTCGTCACGGTGGGGACTCGCTCGAGGCAGGTTAAGTACCGGTGTGACCCGGGAGAAGCTTGTCGACGTTCTGCGTGCGCTCTGCGCGTTCTCCACGTTTTGCTCGTTTAGCGCACGGCGCTGAGCTGGGGGTATGTTCCCTGCCATGCCGAATTGGGCGCTCTTCCCGCGGATGCGGTTCACCCGTCAGGTGCTGCTGTTGCAGATCGGCGTGGTGGTCCTGCTCGTGGGCCTCGGCGTCGCACTGGTCAGCTGGCTGCTGCGCACGACGCTGGTCGAGCAGTACGGCCAGCGAGCGCTGGCGATCGCGAAATCGGTGGCGACCGAGCCGGCGGTGGTCAACGGCGCCGCCTCCCGGAAACCGAATCCGGACCTGCAGCAGCGAGTCGAGGCGGTGACCGGCACCGACGACGCGCTGCTGTTCGTGGTCATCACCGACGATCACGGCATCCGGCTGGCGCATCCGACCCGGTCGGAGGTCGGCAAGCCGGTGAGCAGCTCGTGGGAAGAAGTGATCGCGGGCAACGACGTGGTCAGCGAGTTCAACGCCGGCACGCTCGGCCCGTCGGTGCGCAGCAAAACCCCGATCCGGCTCGGCCCGCGCGTCGTCGGCGAGGTCAGCGTCGGCTACCGCATCGGCGAGCTCACCAGCGATTTCAACCGGATATTGGTCTTGACGATGATCTTCGCCGGCGGCGCGCTGCTGATCGGGGCCGGTGCGTCGGCGCTGCTCAACCGCCGCTTGCGCCGCGTAACGCACGGCCTTGAACCGCACGAGCTGACCGAGCTTCTGTACGAACACGAAGCCGTCCTGCACGGCATCGGCGAAGGAGTGCTGGCCGTCGACGCCGAACATCGGGTGACCGTCCGCAACGACGAGGCCGAACGCCTGTTGGACACTCCCCTGCCGGTCGGCACGCCGCTCGAAGAACTGGACCTGTCACCGCGCGTGCACAACGCCGTCGCCGAGGGACTGCCGGTGGACAATCTGCTGGCAGTAGCCGGAAATCGGGTACTGGTGGTCAACTCCCGCGCCGTGCACCGGGACGAGCGCGCCCTCGGCACCGTGCTGACTTTCCGCGACCGCACCGATCTCGACACCCTCACCCGGGAACTGGACGGCATCCGTTCGCTTTCCGACGGCCTGCGTGCCCAGCGCCACGAGTTCGCCAACCGCCTGCACACCCTGTCCGG
This sequence is a window from Amycolatopsis benzoatilytica AK 16/65. Protein-coding genes within it:
- a CDS encoding SsgA family sporulation/cell division regulator; its protein translation is MHTTDAVHQTQFVLLNESTTPVLSRLSYLVSEPFAVTVSFRTERGRWIEWTFARELLAAGMDEPTGIGDVRVRPDLSEDEALLTLEIESPDGYASFELERADLQTFLESSYELVPLGAESEHFDIDGLIEEISNV
- a CDS encoding FBP domain-containing protein, whose product is MQPLDSAEIRASFVNCSRGEAKSVTIPAEVPWETRDFLGWRDAKAPGRAYLVVPHGEELIGLSLRAAAPPKSRLRSNMCAFCSTTHPLADITLFTARLAGKAGRDGNTVGTYLCSDLACSAYLRGELRPAVPQPKETLSTGERVARMGEKVDRFVARVLETR
- a CDS encoding class I SAM-dependent methyltransferase; translation: MEKVHFTEEKATNLGTLYARALDARRPDPILGDTAADEAVRRIDYDFRKLGVNENAAVSVAIRARAIDERAGKWLAERPDAVVVHLGCGMDTRVFRLAPPPTVSWFDVDYPEVVDVRTRLYPQRPGYTMIGSSVTDFDWLDQVPGDRETLIVAEGVTMYLTAQSGGELIRRLVGKFPSGRIVSDFFSTLGIKAQALNPVVRRAGATLHWGIDDPHELERYGLRVVSCLDATDWASGDVAAKIPAASRLALRASALLPVIRKMGRIAEWDF
- a CDS encoding Lrp/AsnC family transcriptional regulator — its product is MRTPDLDQLDLAILACLQADARTIAEVIGAKVGLSAAAVQRRIKRLREAGVIEKEVAVLSPAALGLDMTFVVMVEMERESLAVLDGFRAQVLADDCVQQCYYVTGAADFVLIVSCPDMAAFEAFARRMFFDNPNVRHFTTSVAMDRVKVGLTLPLR
- a CDS encoding DUF4232 domain-containing protein, producing MSTTTRTRAAAGAAALASVFALAACGSGSNSATSDASAPTAESAPSGTPAPGAPASAANGQPSGPTPRCTTENLSVTLGKAKPEGSQVQLPLVFKNIGAKPCDLHGTPGVDLHGPEHPTYGPVDSLLRRETGTPHNILAPGRTGTALITVLQSSPNPPAESPAWTAQSLETIPPGQTKALKATWPSDLAITRQDGATHPGTWVDGIKADPS
- a CDS encoding adenylate/guanylate cyclase domain-containing protein, which encodes MIAGRFRLVLRTSLGFAALGIGSSVAGAGVVALLLLLQGLPEDVDNRGWVLGVTAAGVVALALIIGTLWTAYLQRRTVVWFTIGRPPTEAEAKRALRLPFDMAVVSGTLWLVGALAQGILAGVLGSLGDAAGIALTIGLGGLTTVGLTYLAAEWVARPVMTMALDVLPPRGALPVTVLTRLVVTWVLASGVPLIGVLLVTTPPDLGRHGNPTASLIVLSVAGLTTGAIGTALLSRAVAAPLHRLRVALDAIAHGRKDVHVDVDDSSEIGMLQTSVNDLAAGLREQDRMRDLFGRHVGTDVARHALEYGASLSGDVREVTALFVDVVDSTALASRTPPQELVEKLNRFFASVVSAVDARGGLVNKFQGDAALCIFGAPTRLSDGPTMALAAARAIRDAVMSEGELDLGIGVATGQVFAGQLGASSRLEYTVIGDAVNEAARLTEHAKAVPARVLASETTVKYALGGEREHWRLHGELHLRGRHRETRTWTT
- a CDS encoding beta-ketoacyl-ACP synthase III, yielding MSAAGRSPHRAAVVAGLGGALPETVVTNHEIAARLDTSDEWIRTRTGIRERRRVAPGQSTVDLAEEAGRAALGGESADAVVLATSTPGQLCPATAPQVAARLGLGTALALDVNAVCSGFIYALATAAGFISGGIASRVLVIGADVFTSLIDPDDRTTVPIFGDGAGALLLRAGEPEERGALGPFDLHSEGELAKLLWVEAGGATQRLPEDPKDRFLVMQGTAVFRQACARMAESSRAVLEQAGWMVGDVDRFVGHQANIRILQATAKQLGMPTDTVVSNIDRVGNTSAASIPLALADAAADGSLMPGHRVLLTAFGAGLTWGSTVLTWPDVPVPAAAG
- a CDS encoding O-acetyl-ADP-ribose deacetylase, coding for MAAMADIELVQGDLTEQEVDAIVNAANSSLLGGGGVDGAIHRKGGPEILAECRKLRAGHYGRGLPTGQAVATTAGRLLARWVVHTVGPVWSDTEDRSDLLADCHRNSLAVAADLGARSIAFPAISTGVYRWPMADAARIAVTTVRASESFDVVRFVLFDRAAHDTFAAAVREIR